The uncultured Fretibacterium sp. sequence GGACAGGCCGTGGCGGTCACGGTGATCGCGGCGGGCCCGTGCCCCGTCGTTGCCGTCCGGACCCCCGAACAGAACGGATACTCTGCCGTTCTTCTCGGCTTTGGGGCGATCAAGCCGCATAAGCTGTCCAAACCCCTAAAAGGTCTTTTCGACAAACACAAGCTCGAGCCCAGGCGGACGCTGCGCGAGTTTCGTCTCGAGACGGCGGACGGGTATGAGATTGGGCAGGAGATCAGGGTGGATCTGTTTGAGACGGGCGAGAAGGTGGACGTCAGGGGCGTCAGCAAGGGCAAGGGGTTTGCCGGGGTCATGAAGCGTTATCACTTCGGCGGCCAGCAGTTCAGCCACGGAACGTCGGTCATGCATCGGCATGGCGGCTCCAGCGGCGCCATCTCCTACCCGGGCCGTATCTTCCCGGGCAAGCGGATGCCGGGACATATGGGCAGCGAAAAGGTGACGGTCAAGAACCTCACGATCATGGCCG is a genomic window containing:
- the rplC gene encoding 50S ribosomal protein L3, coding for MGIGILGKKVGMAQIFDEQGQAVAVTVIAAGPCPVVAVRTPEQNGYSAVLLGFGAIKPHKLSKPLKGLFDKHKLEPRRTLREFRLETADGYEIGQEIRVDLFETGEKVDVRGVSKGKGFAGVMKRYHFGGQQFSHGTSVMHRHGGSSGAISYPGRIFPGKRMPGHMGSEKVTVKNLTIMAVDPENNLLLVKGAVPGAKNSLVTLYKKK